The Rissa tridactyla isolate bRisTri1 chromosome 6, bRisTri1.patW.cur.20221130, whole genome shotgun sequence DNA segment ACCCTTCTTTCAGCTCCACAAATTATTGATTCTTTTGTAAACCTGCCTTTCAGAAAGCTAGTTTTTACCATTTTGCTGTACAGAGCGTCTGTTCATGTCTAATCTCCTGTCATTTTTAAGGACAAGATTTTAGCTAATATGCAAAATGggggcaggagagaaggggagaacgAGGAGGTAGAGAAGAGGCTATCAAAGTCTGAACTCATCCTCTCTCCATTCCCTTCTTGGTGTCAGCTGGGTCCAGCTCCAGACTTGCCTCATTGCAAAGCTTCAAGAGGGGATTTCATGGAAGCAGAGCAAGCGACTAAACCAATTTGCCCTCTTATCTGCAGTGTATAACTCTGTGTATGTACTAAAGGCAGGTGCTGGGCTGATGGCCTTGCCCTCGGAATGAAACTTTGCTATTAATGGCTTCCTGGAAGAAAGTATGATGGGAACACAAAGGCCCAAGTTTAGATAAATAAAACGTGTGCACGTTTGCTTTGGGTTCTGATCTTCAAAATTGTGCAAACAACCACAGTTTCCCTCCCGTTTATCTGAAAAgtattgtatttaaaaacaaacaagactaACAAATCAGTGCTGTTGCTGGAATACAGTAATTTGACTTAAATATACACGTCAAAAGGCAGCTTGCATTCTCCAGTAAAATGCGTTTTCTACATACTATCTCACATATGCCCCTATGTAACAATATATCCTACATCAGTAgcaaagagaagcaagaaaaggTTTAAGAGAAGAGAGAATGCCTTTTATTAAACCAGGTAATATAAGCAAAAGGAACAAATTTTAAGACAGAGAAATGACCTGGCTTGTATATAGAAAGCTTGTCTTATAAATCACAGTATAATATAcaaaaagacttattttctttaatttatttctggCTGATTTAACCAAAGGAGAGGCTTGGAAATGTACCAAGCAGTGAAGAGACACAAAATGTCATTTTACAAGCAATTGGTTGAATAAATAGAACATTTTCCACACTATTTGTTACTTGGACTGCCCACTCAAAAATAAATATAGACATTTCAAAAGTGAATATAGAAGTTGGTAGGCAAATAAGGGCCTGACTAATGAAGTAAAGAGCAGATAATGCAAATACTTTTTATTAGACTCTGCTCTTACACTGTTCAATGAGACACTGATCCTGTTTCAGGTCAATTAGTATTTTTCATGACTGACACTAAGAGCTAGTTTCTGTTTCAGCATGCTTGGGGACAGGACAGTCTGTGATATCCCACACCAAAAATAATTTGTTAACTGAACTATTTCTGttagcaacaggaaaaaaaccccacaaattcaAGAAAATGAGAGATTTCAAAGGTGTACACTTCTAAGGCTTTTCTGATGTTTTGTGCTACAAGAGGTGCCACTgtctgcttcccatcagcaaggagtattcttttatttttccttaacaACTGGAATCTCAGATAGTTGATTGGGCAACTCGATGACTAGTATTTTCAGGGCAAAACAGAGCAGATGGGTCAGAATCCTGCTTTGACGTGCTGTGAGGAAAAATTAGTCTCTTTCCagtcacaagagaaaaaaaaaaactagaaagtTTAGCATCCCTAAGATTAAATTAGCCTGTGTGATTCCTGTTCAGCTGTGAATCAGTGAGCAAGATTTGATTCATTTATTCAAAGTCACTCTGATAGCCTGTGCAAAAAATACCTCCTCAGAAGCTCAACACTGattcataattttattattttaaagttactCAGTATCAACCTGTCCTGTGAAGGACTTTgagctgcatttttcttcttgcGTATGTCTGTGAGGAAAGGCTTTAAAACATCCTTTAATATAAAGgttatttattgttgttgttaagaGTCCTTGTGTTTGCTGCTAGGGTCATCTCAGTGCCTCTCTTCTGACCAACTTCCTGATGCTACAAGGCCATGAGAGAGCCATGGCACCCTCGTTTTCCTCCTCAGCACTCAAGTTACAGTCCGTAAGGCTATAGTTATACTGATGGCTGAATCCTTCTCTCTTCCAGAGCATCCCAGACTCTGGTCACAAGTATTACCTGCAGTTCACTACCGAAGACTACAAAAGCGGGGTGAGTTTATGGTCCTCCATGTTTCTTCTGACAGTGTGCATTAAATGAACTTCAACATCTACAAAACAGCGCACATTTAAGTGCTTTTGTAAAAGGATCTTTCACAATGGAAAGACTTACCTTTATGCTTCTACCTGCCTGTCCTGCATGGGACATGGCTTCCTCTTAGCATCGCTCCAGTATCTCATCTAATTAGTCTTCTGCCTGCGTCGGGGATCCCAGTGGCCAGAGCACCGTAGGTACCTGCTTTGCTCACTGCCTGAAGAGATTGTCTCGTTTAAGTCACATCAGGCAACCAAATGCCCGAGTGAAACTTTGCGATCGTCCAAGCTCAGTGTCACAGCATGGTCCTCATTATGCAACTGTAGCTCCTGCTGTGTCCACACACCAAAATGAGAATAAAGAGTTGACAGCTGtgtgttctttttaattataaCCCCCCCCATTCATTCTGTCAGACAGTTGTCATTAGCAATTTTACTGTAAGCATCTGCTTTTTCATTACACACACATTTTatgaaattcagattattttcagaatttaatatgaaacataagattatttttattttaaggatgAAGCGTCATACAATGAAATTCCCTGTTATCAATTAATGTTATTTCTTAAGAACTCTCAAACATATTTCCAAGATTAATTAGTGCATTTCAGCTACACTTGTTGATTAAAAACTTCTGTTAAATCACGTTAGCCTTGTGGTTTTAAGATAtttacttttctggaaaaaaaattatatccatCTAAAGACTATCTTGACCCCCATACAGCTTCAAACAAAGCATCTCATGAAGACATACATGTACTCCACATGTATCTTCACATGTTAATACCATGAGCTTTTTAAAGAATGTGTTGCTGGTTAATAAAATCTCTATTAAAGATTACAGTTTTGAATCCTGCCTTTACAGGAAAATGCTGGGAGCTGCCTTGCTACAGTGTTGTATCCCAAGACAAAGTCTCCGCCTGTTGTCACTATCAAGTGCATGCATACCAAAGACCAGAAGCAAATCGAGGAAGAGGACAACAGACTTTACCAAAAAATTAGGCACCAAACCAAGCCAATAATTGGAAACAATATTCCAGGTATATTCCTCCAAATAATCAATTATATTTCACTTTATCTCGAAGATTCTGGGCACTTTTAAGAATACAAACAAATGTACATGGATTTTAAAACAGAGACAAATGTATTTACAGTAGCATCCTAAAACCATAGAGCTAACCATCAAAACAATTCCACCTTGCCAGCAattcctggggagaaaaaaaatcctgctgcgTTTAGTGACAACAGTAGTCAACACAATGTTGTGAAGGTGTTTTGGATTTAAAAGCAAGCCTATGCAattttatattcaaataaaaCGTCCTCAAGTAATAACAACTGCCTTAACTCACACACCTTCCCCAGCTGTGGGTGGAAATTCACAAGGGATGACTAACAGAATTTTTTCCACCCTGGAAACAGAGTGCCCCAGTCCCTCTTTTCCTCCCGGCTAGGTAAGGACGTCCATTATCATGGATATTGGGTTTCTCACCTCCTTGTGGGGACCCAGCAAATACTGTCTCTTGGCAATTTCAGTTCTGTCATGCTTTCATGCTTTTACTTTGACTGCAGGTTTAGCATCATTCTCCTCCCTGTTCAAGACTAACACATCAGAGGGAAAAGTTGCTTCCCAGGAATAGTGCTATGCCAGGCTGAAGTGCTCTGTGGTTTATCATTTTTCCGCTGAACAGAcagaattaataatttttgtaTTACTCTTTCTCCCTTGCAGACAGCTATGGCAATATTGAACCTGCCCTGGAGCCAGTGTGGGCTTTGGCTGTTGCTGGCAGCAGTTACATCATGTGGGAAAAGTCAACAGAGAACTTGGGTTACTTCATGGCACAAGTCAAGTCTGTGAAGCAGTGGGTAAGTGAAGTGGAAATTACACGTCTGCATTACAGAAGGTAACAGAGTCTACCACGCAGCAGAGAATAAAATAACCATCAACAGCTCACGCTGTCTGTAATGGCTGTGATTCTCCCAAAATCCCAGTGGCTTCTTCATACAAGTATCTCCACCTCTGGACAAGTATTTTGTCCAGGTTTGGTGGAAGAATTTTACTCATTTGgacaaaattttgttttccttgtttgcatGAGTGGATCTGTTGGCTTCTGCAGGTTTAATCAGGAGATTGGTCCTGCAGTTCATCAGCCCCATACTAAATTGCTCCTCATACTCTTTGCCCTCATAGCCAAGCTTGAAGGTAGCATCCGTCTAGTGCCTGGCATGCGCTCTCTGGGGAACATTAACCTGCAGCATATAGAACAGGAGTTCCCAAAGCTTTGTTTCCCTCAGTCATCTGCGATCGATAGAAAGCATTTGGTTTCTACTCCCTAGTTATTTAGAATGAGATTTCTCTGAAGGAGATATTAATAGTCAGGTTTGATTCTCAGATTTATTTGAGGGTTAAACTCAATTAGCATCTGAGTTTCATGTAAGAGAACAGTCAGACTGCAGAGCCACGCTGCAGTTGGCGCCTTCAAAGTTTTTATGCAGGAAGTGCTCTTAATTCCCTGTCTCTCCACATAGAATATCTGTCTCACTCCAGCCGACGACCACAGCCATCTCGAGCCCTAATCATCTTGCTCCCTAAGCACGCTAAATGCAGTCAACTAAATCAGAGCAGACTCTAAACTTCAACAATATAACTTGTGTTCttgatcatttttttctttttgacacatGCCCAGATAAGGAAAGATGATTTTACTGAGTTTGACTACACTGTCCTACTCCACGAAATTCCAACACAGGTAAGAAAGCATAAGCACATACCTCCTTTCATCAACAAAGGAACAGTATAAAGATCATAAaccatgtgtatttttaaatctgttctcCAGGAAATTGTTTCATGTCACATGCGCCTCACTTGGCTTCCTGGTCACCCTCTGAAAGTGAAATACTTCTGTGCCTCAGACAACCAGGGGCTCCAAGATGGATCTGGAATGGAATCTGGATCAGCCGCTGGGATTTTAAATGAAAGGGGAGcaaatttttaaaagagattgtCACCTTTATGTATAAGTATTAAATGAGAAAATCCTTGTGTTAATAGACCTGTAATTGCAACAATTTTTCTATACAAGTCAAACAGCGAATTTGAATGCTTTCATTACTCTGTTTTGTTCCAAAATTAATTCCTCTGATTTCTTAAACTGCAAGATTCATGTTAGACAGTTCTAGCTAAAAAACTTTGTGACTACATATATACACAGATGAACATACACAAGTTGATTTTATGTCATTAACTTACTGTTACTTAGAGTAACATAGTTTGTAAACAAAGTTAATATATTTGGGTACAAATCTTGAGAAGAGTATTAATCTGTCACTAAGAACTATTTGtctactaaatttttttttattttcttttttgagataGGTACAGGCTGATTTTTACCTTACGTCTCCAATAAAACAAATACCATTACTCCGGGTCGaggttgggttttctttcacGCTGCTGCCGTTTGACCCCAACTTTCCGTCTTCTCCCAGTGTCTGGCCTTTAAAAGGATGTGGACGAGCGTAGGCAGCGGAATGTCTCCCCGCAAGGCCCTAGAGCAGCCAGTAACCAGCATCTGCATGGCGCTGGTCCCGCTGACGCACCGCCGTTCCCTGCAGTGTGAGATTACATAAAAATAAGTTTCTTCTCTCATATTTGTGAGGGCAACTCAGAAAATATTGATATaaggaaaacatgttttgttGTCCCCCATCTGTCACCAGTCCAGAACACTGCAAGGCAGTGTTTGTCAGACGGAAATTGAGGATGTTGTCTTAGCCTATTTGCAGTTCTTGCTATTACCTTGAACGAAAACAGGCAGAACTGCAGAGACAGGGAGGCACTGTGCACTGTGCAGATGGATTTCCACATTTGGGTTTGGTGAGGGAATGGCCCGCTGCCAGAATACCCCGTCAAACAGCTCTTGTATTAATGACTGCCGTGTCTTATACTCATCCTACATACAACAAAGTCCTACTGCAAGAACacgtttttcttctttcacaccAAATTCTCCATTTGGGTTTACAGCAGACCCACTGTCCTGCCTTTGTTTGCTGAGATTGTGCCAAACTCCCTCGAGTtcgtaattttttttccccactggcaaGATTTATGGCAGGTTAAATTAAGTCCATATCAGTAAGTAGGAAAACAGGCTATGGTCTCTGCCTTCTGGGATGATTGTGTTCTTCATAACTCATGGTATACTGCGCTATCATTGATCTGTAATCAGTAACGATGATTAAGGTATTTAACATGAAAGCTTTAACTGGGGGATATTTTAGGCTGGGTGATGTGTtaagcccccctcccccaaactCAGGCATTTTACACAACTGTATTAGTCTGATATACTTTCACTGACTGAAGCTTTTTATATCAGCAAATAATAGGCATTACAATAAATTCAGTGACGCAGCATTTCACAtacttttggtgttttcttttgtgctgGTAAAACATATCAAAAGCATGAAATCAGAGCTTATAATGGCAACATTTCTTAAAGAAGTTGGTGATGAAACATTGGTTTTTtggaatgaaaacaagaaaatcatATGGATTTTGCACTTCAGGGTTTTAGCAATGCACTTAATCACAAGTTTCATTTCCTTACCTTGTTTTTGTCACTGCTCTCCAGACCTGGAACAGAGGATCAGGCACTTCTAACTTGCCAGATCAGTGTAACTTTTCACTACTAATAAGCAACACAAACTTAGGTCTGTTAAGAAACTGCATAGTAACTTCCAGATAAGTAGCTAAACCTGTTGGAATTCAAAGGCAAAATTTCCACCAACTTCTTTAGTGCCAAGTTTTCAGTCAGCGGATTGGAACCTAAAATCATAACAGTTTTTACTCAAGTAAAATTCTTGGTTAACTCAATGTAGACATTATCCGAGTCGAGGCTCAGATGGGTTCACAGCTAATTCttcacactaaaaaaaaccacGTGTAGCGCATATCTGTAAGAGGTTGTATAGACAAGAGGAATAGTTCTCTTCCATCTTTTCTGCTAGGAAGAGTTCAACTAAGTCAGATGAGTGCTATGtaaaatctgattaaaaaaaactcaaacaaacatCACACACAAAGAAACTAAATCCAGGGTGCCCCAAAATTAGTCTCTTGGTAGTGCTTCTGTCCTTCTTCCACTGTCCCCTACTATCCATGAGCCTTCCCACTACCCACGGATCTTCTCCCTCGCGCTGACATTGAGCAGACCCTGCTGTGCCTCAGCCGTCCCCGCACTGAGCTACCCGAGGCCGTGCTCTCATCGGCCACGTTACATTTGCGGAGAACCAGCACACACCTGGCAGAATCCGTTAGCCAAGAATTCACATCGTGACTGGCCTCTAATAAGTATAATGTAACAGcttataaatataatataaaatataaataaaataataaccaCCCCATTTATTTCAAATAGTAACCACCCCgtttatttcttccatttgtaCTGCTTTTATAAGACATCTTTGAATTTTGGTAAATGTGCTATATTTGCTTGTTTAAGTAAAATCTCCAAATGTCAGAGAACCTGCAGGGCTTTTCTTGAAACGAGTTCCAGCTGGGTATTTTCACAAAAGTAAAGCTCTGAATGTCAGGGAATCAAGAAGGATTTGGCCCAAAGCAACATCATACTCATACACCACATTTTGCCAGTGTTTAGTTAGCATTTATGACACTGTACTTTTTTCAAGGTTAAAATCATTTTCACTGTCTTTCTGCGAGGGCTGAGGAAAAGAAGCCAGGGCACTGCAGGGCATTGCGCACTGTCTGCGTCTGGTAAAAATCAAccacagccctgtgccaggaaTTTAGCTGGTTTTGTACTGGAACTTCATTCTGTTTACTGGAAGTCTGCAAAAATGCTGTTAAGCCGAGTAGGTCAGGAAGAGAGAGCACGCAAAGAAAATTCAGCATAGATCTTCTGGtagtaattaagaaaaaatatttatgttaataCCTTCTCTTTCTCACACAACTGTGACGCCCTTGTTTTATCTCTCTTCTATGAGTGAGCAAGATCTGCTCAACTGATTCCCAAGCTCAGCATCATCAGCAACGCGCCCTCTTGATTGTAAGATTCTGTAAGATTGTAAgatcttttctttggttttctaaCAGAGAGCCAAGAAAGCAAGCACATAAAATAAATCCACATTGTTCATAGTTCTGGAAAGAGTTAATTTCTACACGTATTATTATGAACTCTTTTCAAATGCCTTGTACCATCAGTGATAAGCAGATGTGGTGACAAGCAAGTCGCAGTGACAGATGACTTTGCGCAGTTCGTTAGGACTTCGGAGGCTGCTAATGTTGTTtctgaaggaggagggaaagctgaCATTCCTTCTCTGGAACTGGATAATCTAAAAGCAGGAGCTAAAGGATGTGCGCTTGGAGCACGTATGTGAAAACCGCTCAGTATTGGATGACAATTCACCCCCCATGCCTGTCCAGCAGCTCACAGTTAGTTTAGTTTAGTCTCCTAAactaaaattcttaaaaatttttaaaaattcaaaaccagaGAAACAGCAACTAGCCTAATTAGAAAATTATGATGtatcaagtaaaaaaataaaattattttaatgcaaatggATTAAGACAAATTTCAAGACAAATTATCACCAGTGTtttaacatttatatattttgttaAGGAGCAGCATTTACACGTGAACAATTCCGCTGTAATCTTCTGGTGGCTTCTGAGAATACCACAAAGGAAGGATATTACGATGAAATTTCAAGCCCAAGTCCCACTGCAACCTGCACTTATCCAGCCAGCCTTGATTGCTTCTACCGCTTGGGCAACCCAGCTTTTAGAGAAGATTGTGAAAAACTGTTCAATATgctcaagaggaaaaaagtcAGCTCTTGGCTTTGCCCTTTTTTGCAGGAAGTCGTCCTGTTGCTTCGAGGTACTTGTTAATAATTTCTTCTTGAGTGCTGGGTGAACACGGTTGATATTTACAGTATTCCATTGTATATTCACCCTTTCCCTGTAGAGTTGGAAAAAGAATGGTCAAAGTGAGGATGTTAAACATATAAACTTGTTTAGGGCATCGGCCACACCCTAATCTGTGAAATAATACACAAACTCGCCAGATTCAAATGCATTCAATAAGCACATACATCATTAAAGAAGGACATCTTAATAACGTGAGCACTGCTGTCAAAAATCTCTTCTACTTGCAGACATTTGTAATTTAATGCCTCAACTTTTCCAGCCTGTGAATTTAATACCTTTACGGATACCTATCACTTTGTACTAGTTGCAAATTTGAATCTTTTCCTCAAAGTACGAAAGAACTTATTGGCCAGAAATGACATAGCTAATGATAGCTAtgttaattaaaaagcagttgAAGTAACAGTAAAAATGCTAAGGTTATTCACCTATTCTgcattttggtttgatttttatcGCTTTTACTGCTGCACATGTTATGTGTATGATGATGCAAATCAGCACACttgatttacagaaataaatatgttCTAGTAAAAAGTACTGAGCATACTTACCTCTGTGCCAGACCTCAGCTCGGTGGCGTATCCAAACATATCGTTCAGTGGCACCTAAAATGCAAGCATACTATTCTTGTAAAAAGGTAATTTTCCATCAGCTTTGTGTTATCATCCAATTAATCTCAATTATGATATAAAGAGTCATCAAAATCTGGTGGTCTTTGTAAACAGTACTGATCAAATGACGTATTTTTGTGAAGTACCTCTTATTTAAACTAATTTATATTCATAACGTGTTTTCAGCAAGAAACCCCAAAAATTTTAGAGTGTGAATGCAGCAGATACCAGAGCATCCCAAATTCAGCAACCTGCGTCACCAGATAAGAGATCGTAACGCTTGAAATATCTCA contains these protein-coding regions:
- the LOC128911915 gene encoding ovocalyxin-32-like codes for the protein MQGLRAAPPAAFLLLLLRPLLLAAAAPGAERELNPSSRLAAGAARVALHYLNFQAASPGALLALGQVRKATLKSIPDSGHKYYLQFTTEDYKSGENAGSCLATVLYPKTKSPPVVTIKCMHTKDQKQIEEEDNRLYQKIRHQTKPIIGNNIPDSYGNIEPALEPVWALAVAGSSYIMWEKSTENLGYFMAQVKSVKQWIRKDDFTEFDYTVLLHEIPTQEIVSCHMRLTWLPGHPLKVKYFCASDNQGLQDGSGMESGSAAGILNERGANF